One Oscillospiraceae bacterium genomic region harbors:
- a CDS encoding GntR family transcriptional regulator, whose product MNWNITAGRPVYVQLIEQLELALVAGEFPPGSRIPPVRELAADAGVNPNTMQRALQDLESRGLLQAQRTAGRTVTANDTVLQALRRKRAVTLARDFLQQMHALGMTAAEVETLLRETETSEKE is encoded by the coding sequence ATGAATTGGAACATAACCGCCGGGCGGCCAGTGTATGTCCAGCTGATCGAACAGCTGGAGCTGGCGCTGGTAGCGGGGGAATTCCCGCCAGGCAGCCGCATCCCGCCTGTGCGGGAACTGGCCGCCGATGCAGGCGTAAACCCCAACACGATGCAGCGTGCCTTGCAAGATTTGGAAAGTCGAGGCCTGCTGCAGGCGCAGCGCACCGCCGGGCGTACCGTCACAGCCAACGATACCGTATTGCAAGCTCTGCGCCGCAAACGCGCTGTCACCCTAGCCCGGGATTTTCTGCAGCAAATGCACGCCCTGGGCATGACCGCAGCAGAGGTCGAGACCCTGCTGCGGGAAACCGAAACATCAGAAAAGGAGTAA